The Rhea pennata isolate bPtePen1 chromosome Z, bPtePen1.pri, whole genome shotgun sequence genome includes a region encoding these proteins:
- the DIRAS2 gene encoding GTP-binding protein Di-Ras2, producing the protein MPEQSNDYRVVVFGAGGVGKSSLVLRFVKGTFRESYIPTIEDTYRQVISCDKSICTLQITDTTGSHQFPAMQRLSISKGHAFILVYSITSRQSLEELKPIYEQICQIKGDVESIPIMLVGNKNDENQNREVESSEGEAMAKKWKCAFMETSAKLNHNVKELFQELLNLEKRRTVSLQIDGKKSKQQKRKEKLKGKCVVM; encoded by the coding sequence ATGCCTGAGCAAAGCAATGATTACAGGGTTGTTGTGTTTGGTGCTGGAGGAGTCGGCAAAAGCTCTTTGGTCTTGAGATTTGTGAAGGGCACTTTCAGAGAGAGCTACATCCCCACCATTGAAGACACCTATCGGCAGGTGATCAGCTGTGATAAGAGTATATGCACTTTGCAGATAACTGACACTACCGGGAGCCATCAATTTCCAGCCATGCAACGTCTTTCTATTTCTAAAGGACACGCTTTCATTTTGGTTTACTCAATCACCAGCCGACAGTCCTTGGAAGAACTCAAACCCATCTATGAACAAATATGTCAGATTAAAGGAGACGTAGAAAGCATTCCGATAATGCTGGTGGGGAACAAAAATGATGAGAACCAAAATCGAGAGGTGGAGAGCAGTGAAGGAGAAGCTATGGCCAAGAAGTGGAAGTGTGCCTTTATGGAGACCTCTGCCAAGCTGAACCATAATGTGAAGGAGTTATTCCAAGAATTGCTAAACCTAGAGAAACGCAGGACTGTGAGTTTACAGATCGATggcaaaaaaagcaagcagcagaaaaggaaagagaagctgaaaggCAAATGTGTGGTGATGTGA